In a genomic window of Pirellulales bacterium:
- a CDS encoding BlaI/MecI/CopY family transcriptional regulator, translating to MTNPRPALSKGEMAVAHVLWTLGSATVRQVHAAFPAERPIDFTTVQTYLRRLEAKGYVRGRLQGRTRLYTAKVKPRTVIRDTIDELVERLFGGETLPLVRHLIEERGITGDDIAELRGLLDKLEHQRLQPEEE from the coding sequence ATGACCAACCCGCGCCCCGCATTATCAAAAGGCGAAATGGCCGTGGCCCACGTGCTGTGGACCTTGGGCAGCGCTACAGTGCGGCAGGTGCATGCGGCGTTTCCGGCCGAGCGCCCCATTGATTTCACAACCGTGCAAACCTATCTGCGGCGGCTCGAGGCAAAGGGCTACGTGCGTGGACGGCTGCAAGGCCGCACGCGCCTTTACACGGCTAAGGTCAAACCGCGAACGGTGATTCGCGACACGATCGATGAGTTGGTCGAACGGCTCTTTGGCGGGGAGACGCTGCCGCTGGTTCGCCATCTAATCGAGGAACGCGGCATCACCGGCGACGACATTGCCGAGCTGCGCGGTCTGCTCGACAAGTTGGAACATCAGCGTCTGCAGCCTGAGGAAGAGTGA
- a CDS encoding prenyltransferase/squalene oxidase repeat-containing protein, which yields MSQTPTKSWITFVAIARGITVSALVVAGVPTGQGAEAPGSDRQSYEQAVQKGIDFLRTKGQADDGSFSANAGPGITAIIVEAILSNGRTADDPIVAKALKYLEKFVQPDGGIYAPKSRLRNYETCLGVMAFAEANRNGRYDTILKNADKFLKGLQFGEGDNRTPADVPYGGVGYGGAERPDLSNTHFLMEALEAAGDGADDDAVKRALVFVSRCQNLESQHNTTQFAAKIQDGGFYYTPVGDGGSPAGKAPNGGLRSYGSMSYAGLKSMIFAGLSADDPRVKAAVDWAQKHYSVTENPGLGDEGLYYYYHLFGKALAALGQPTLNDAQGSSHDWRADLVAELARRQQPDGSWVNSNGRWLEGDPNLVTGYALLTLSYCRPEATK from the coding sequence ATGTCGCAAACGCCAACGAAGTCATGGATTACATTTGTGGCTATCGCCCGAGGGATCACGGTTTCGGCATTAGTCGTCGCTGGTGTGCCGACAGGGCAGGGGGCCGAAGCGCCTGGATCCGATCGGCAGTCCTACGAACAAGCCGTGCAAAAAGGGATCGACTTCTTACGCACCAAAGGACAGGCCGACGACGGCTCGTTCAGTGCCAATGCCGGCCCCGGCATTACGGCCATCATCGTCGAGGCCATTCTCAGCAACGGACGCACGGCGGACGATCCCATTGTTGCTAAAGCGCTCAAGTACCTGGAAAAATTTGTGCAGCCCGACGGTGGCATCTATGCCCCCAAGTCGCGCCTCCGTAATTACGAGACGTGCCTGGGCGTGATGGCGTTTGCCGAGGCAAATCGCAACGGACGCTACGACACGATTCTTAAGAACGCCGATAAATTCCTAAAAGGGCTGCAATTTGGCGAGGGAGATAATCGTACGCCGGCGGACGTCCCTTATGGTGGCGTCGGGTATGGCGGGGCCGAGCGGCCCGATCTATCGAATACTCATTTCTTGATGGAGGCGCTCGAGGCCGCTGGCGACGGTGCCGACGATGACGCGGTGAAACGCGCCCTGGTCTTCGTCTCGCGCTGTCAGAATCTCGAATCGCAACACAATACCACGCAGTTTGCTGCCAAGATTCAAGACGGCGGTTTCTACTACACGCCCGTTGGTGACGGAGGAAGTCCGGCCGGCAAGGCTCCGAACGGAGGGTTGCGGAGCTACGGCTCGATGAGTTACGCGGGACTGAAGAGCATGATCTTTGCCGGACTTTCAGCCGATGACCCGCGCGTCAAAGCGGCTGTTGATTGGGCGCAAAAGCATTACAGCGTGACCGAGAATCCCGGCCTGGGGGATGAAGGGCTGTACTACTATTACCATCTATTCGGCAAGGCCCTGGCTGCGCTCGGCCAGCCGACACTCAATGATGCGCAAGGGAGTTCGCACGATTGGCGTGCCGATCTTGTGGCTGAACTTGCTCGCCGACAGCAGCCGGACGGGTCGTGGGTCAACTCCAACGGGCGTTGGCTGG